One stretch of Saccharopolyspora erythraea DNA includes these proteins:
- a CDS encoding iron-sulfur cluster assembly protein, with protein MSTSTSGGAATAAVDGDGAENRSGRPNAPASGTAGAAAGLEAAAWRALGEVLDPELDQPVTDLGFVAACEVVDGEVRVELRLPTYFCAPNFAYLMVADAREALAAVAPGPVRVRLLDHFASEEINAGVAVGDGFDAAFPGLAAGELDDLRATFLRKAHAAYQQQIAARLLKAGRTHAELVRLRLGELAEDTTRLRRRRRQLGLPSDDSAPLLVDDQGGPVDAESLPLRLRFARTTQVSIEGNAGWCRGLLGTRYGDIH; from the coding sequence GTGAGCACGTCGACGAGCGGGGGAGCGGCGACCGCCGCCGTGGACGGGGACGGCGCGGAGAACCGAAGCGGTCGTCCGAATGCCCCTGCAAGCGGCACCGCAGGCGCGGCGGCGGGCCTTGAGGCCGCCGCGTGGCGGGCGCTGGGCGAGGTGCTGGACCCGGAGCTGGACCAGCCGGTCACCGACCTCGGTTTCGTCGCGGCCTGCGAGGTCGTGGACGGCGAGGTGCGGGTGGAGCTGCGGTTGCCGACGTACTTCTGCGCGCCGAACTTCGCCTACCTCATGGTCGCCGACGCCCGGGAGGCGCTGGCCGCCGTGGCTCCCGGACCGGTGCGGGTGCGGCTGCTCGACCACTTCGCATCCGAGGAGATCAACGCCGGTGTCGCCGTGGGCGACGGATTCGACGCGGCGTTCCCCGGCCTGGCCGCCGGAGAGCTCGACGACCTGCGGGCGACGTTCCTGCGCAAGGCGCACGCCGCCTACCAGCAGCAGATCGCGGCCCGCCTGCTCAAGGCCGGACGCACCCACGCCGAGCTGGTCCGGCTGCGCCTCGGCGAGCTGGCCGAGGACACCACCCGGCTGCGCAGGCGACGCAGGCAGCTCGGGCTGCCCTCGGACGACAGCGCCCCGCTGCTGGTCGACGACCAGGGCGGCCCGGTGGACGCCGAGTCGCTGCCGCTGCGGCTGCGCTTCGCGCGCACCACCCAGGTCAGCATCGAGGGGAACGCGGGCTGGTGCCGCGGACTGCTCGGCACCCGCTACGGGGACATACATTGA
- a CDS encoding HAD family hydrolase, with protein MLLNRLAVGARGGKLLIMTPRPFDSVLCDLDGVLRRWDQRAVERLELAHGVVPGSIAATAFAPELLHPAITGACTDEAWRAAVADGLAAACGSLDAARALVAEWSGPAGEVDAEVAGLLAGARAHLCVVLVTNATTRLEADLERLGLTNAVDAVVNSSRVGCAKPDPRIYRLAAARAGAAVERCLFVDDTAANVEAARDVGMTALHFRQPHQLREAFAPLLEPRTA; from the coding sequence GTGTTGCTGAACCGCCTGGCCGTGGGCGCACGGGGTGGCAAGCTGCTGATCATGACGCCGCGACCGTTCGACTCCGTCCTCTGCGATCTCGACGGTGTGTTGCGCCGTTGGGACCAGCGCGCCGTAGAGCGCCTCGAGCTGGCCCACGGGGTCGTGCCGGGCTCGATCGCCGCGACCGCCTTCGCCCCGGAGCTCCTGCACCCCGCGATCACCGGCGCGTGCACCGACGAGGCGTGGCGGGCCGCCGTCGCGGACGGCCTGGCCGCCGCGTGCGGCTCGCTCGACGCGGCACGCGCGCTCGTCGCGGAGTGGTCCGGGCCCGCCGGGGAGGTCGACGCCGAGGTGGCCGGGTTGCTGGCCGGCGCCCGTGCGCATCTGTGCGTCGTCCTGGTGACCAACGCGACGACCAGGCTCGAAGCCGACCTGGAGCGGCTGGGACTCACCAACGCGGTGGACGCCGTCGTCAACAGCTCCCGGGTGGGGTGCGCCAAGCCCGACCCGCGGATCTACCGCCTGGCCGCGGCGCGTGCCGGCGCGGCGGTCGAGCGCTGCCTCTTCGTCGACGACACGGCCGCGAACGTGGAGGCCGCGCGGGACGTCGGCATGACCGCGTTGCACTTCCGGCAGCCTCACCAGCTCCGCGAAGCCTTCGCGCCGTTGCTGGAACCGCGAACCGCCTGA
- a CDS encoding RNA polymerase sigma factor, with protein sequence MTAPDHRAREAVAAAFRDEWGQVVATLIGLTGDWDLAEECAQEAFTAALVSWQRDGVPRRPGAWLTTAARNRATDRLRRDTTGAAKLRELTVLARVPDEPVVQEIPDEQLRLIFTCCHPAVPFPARVALTLRTLAGLSTAEIARAFLTTEPTMAQRLVRAKRKIKEAGIPYRVPPVEDLPQRLAAVLAVLYLIFNEGYDEECAERSARRALTAEAIRLARLLVRLMPREPEPRGLLALMLLHEARRATRTDDGVLVALEDQDRSRWDQPLIDEGVAVLDQALAMRRVGPYQVQAAIAACHATAPDAAGTDWPQIAILYAELARLAPSPVVDLNRAVAVAMTDGIPAGLALVDELTASGLLDGYHLLPATRADLLRRDGRAAEARSAYEEALELAPTEPERRYLRGRLGEL encoded by the coding sequence ATGACCGCACCGGACCATCGGGCGCGGGAGGCGGTGGCGGCCGCGTTCCGCGACGAGTGGGGCCAGGTGGTGGCGACTCTGATCGGGTTGACGGGGGACTGGGACCTGGCCGAGGAATGCGCGCAGGAGGCGTTCACCGCCGCGCTGGTGTCCTGGCAGCGCGATGGCGTCCCGCGCCGTCCCGGCGCGTGGCTCACCACGGCGGCCCGCAACCGCGCGACCGACCGGCTGCGCCGGGACACCACCGGTGCGGCCAAGCTGCGTGAGCTCACCGTGCTGGCCCGCGTCCCGGACGAGCCGGTGGTGCAGGAGATCCCGGACGAACAGCTGCGGTTGATCTTCACCTGCTGTCATCCGGCGGTGCCGTTCCCGGCGCGGGTCGCGCTCACCCTCCGGACGCTGGCCGGCCTGAGCACCGCCGAGATCGCCCGGGCGTTCCTGACCACCGAGCCCACGATGGCGCAACGCCTGGTCCGCGCCAAGCGCAAGATCAAGGAGGCGGGTATCCCATACCGGGTACCGCCGGTCGAGGACCTCCCGCAACGGCTGGCCGCCGTGCTCGCGGTGCTCTACCTGATCTTCAACGAGGGTTACGACGAGGAGTGCGCCGAGCGGAGCGCACGCCGGGCTCTGACGGCCGAGGCCATCCGCCTGGCCCGGCTCCTGGTCCGGCTGATGCCGCGCGAACCCGAGCCGCGTGGCCTGCTCGCGCTGATGTTGCTGCACGAGGCCCGGCGGGCGACGCGCACCGACGACGGCGTTCTCGTCGCGCTGGAGGACCAGGACCGGTCCCGGTGGGACCAGCCGCTGATCGACGAGGGTGTGGCTGTGCTCGACCAGGCGCTGGCGATGCGGCGCGTCGGGCCCTACCAGGTGCAGGCCGCGATCGCCGCCTGCCACGCCACCGCGCCCGACGCGGCCGGGACGGACTGGCCGCAGATCGCGATCCTGTACGCCGAGCTGGCCCGGCTGGCTCCGTCCCCGGTCGTGGACCTCAACCGCGCCGTGGCGGTCGCCATGACCGACGGCATCCCGGCCGGCCTGGCCCTGGTCGACGAGCTCACGGCGTCCGGCCTGCTCGACGGGTACCACCTGCTACCCGCGACACGCGCGGACCTGCTCCGCCGGGACGGCCGTGCGGCCGAGGCGAGGTCGGCGTACGAGGAAGCCCTGGAGCTGGCACCCACCGAGCCGGAGCGCCGCTACCTGAGGGGCCGGCTCGGAGAACTCTGA
- a CDS encoding DUF899 family protein, whose translation MHTDMATPAPAVVDRAAYQAELDALRVREKAHTREGDAIAAARRRLPMVEVDATAELIGPNGPVTLLDAFEGRRQLIAYFHMWHTGQPAAAQCEGCTFYNGQVPELSYLHSRDVTYATFCQGPYEGSVRYRDFMGWDVPWYSAAESIDVLMAGRGPFMLACYLRRGDRVFETYWTTGRGVEVMDQTYGLLDRTAYGRQETWENSPAGWPQRWEVDGEQIRTGGRPTAQWSRLNAGRSGGDSGEQS comes from the coding sequence GTGCACACCGACATGGCAACACCGGCGCCCGCGGTCGTCGACCGGGCCGCCTACCAGGCCGAACTGGACGCGCTGCGGGTCCGGGAGAAGGCGCACACCCGCGAGGGCGACGCGATCGCCGCGGCCCGGCGGCGGCTGCCGATGGTGGAGGTCGACGCCACCGCCGAACTGATCGGCCCGAACGGTCCGGTCACGTTGCTGGACGCGTTCGAGGGCCGCAGGCAGCTCATCGCCTACTTCCACATGTGGCACACCGGCCAACCCGCCGCAGCCCAGTGCGAGGGCTGCACCTTCTACAACGGGCAGGTCCCGGAGCTGTCCTACCTCCACTCCCGCGACGTCACCTACGCGACGTTCTGCCAGGGCCCGTACGAGGGGAGCGTCCGCTACCGCGACTTCATGGGCTGGGACGTGCCCTGGTACTCCGCGGCGGAGTCGATCGACGTGCTGATGGCGGGGCGCGGCCCGTTCATGCTGGCGTGCTACCTGCGCCGAGGCGACCGGGTGTTCGAGACCTACTGGACCACCGGCCGCGGCGTCGAGGTGATGGACCAGACGTACGGCCTGCTGGACCGGACCGCCTACGGCAGGCAGGAGACCTGGGAGAACTCGCCCGCCGGCTGGCCGCAGCGCTGGGAAGTCGACGGCGAGCAGATCCGCACCGGCGGACGCCCCACCGCCCAGTGGTCCCGGCTGAACGCCGGACGCTCCGGCGGCGACTCCGGCGAGCAGTCATGA
- a CDS encoding amidohydrolase family protein has translation MYSKDGENYFIVDSHIHFWDGTPANQANRYGEGFLNCFYDYHRNLSPQSEVWSLEHFQKQSEQDLLHDLFEAGYVDKAIFQPTYLTDFFVNGFNTTEQDGALAERHPDKFIVNGSWDPRDGEAGMAALERLAERWQLKGVKLYTAEWKGRSKGWKLTDDWSYRYLEKCQELGIRNIHIHKGPTIYPLNRDAFDVADVDDVATAFPDLRFVVEHVGLPRLEDFCWIATQEPNVYGGLAVAMPFIHSRPRYFAQIIGELLYWLDENRITFASDYAIWTPKWLVEKFVDFQIPEDMQDEYGVLTPDVKRKILGLNAARLYDIEVPEGMGLPAPDVPASRTPVASETNREAMTP, from the coding sequence ATGTACAGCAAGGACGGCGAGAACTACTTCATCGTCGACAGCCACATCCACTTCTGGGACGGCACGCCCGCGAACCAGGCCAACCGGTACGGCGAGGGGTTCCTGAACTGCTTCTACGACTACCACCGCAACCTCAGCCCGCAGAGCGAGGTGTGGTCGCTGGAGCACTTCCAGAAGCAGAGCGAGCAGGACCTCCTGCACGACCTGTTCGAGGCCGGATACGTCGACAAGGCGATCTTCCAGCCGACGTACCTGACCGACTTCTTCGTCAACGGCTTCAACACGACCGAGCAGGACGGCGCGCTCGCCGAGCGGCACCCGGACAAGTTCATCGTCAACGGCAGCTGGGACCCGCGCGACGGCGAGGCGGGGATGGCCGCGCTCGAACGCCTCGCCGAACGCTGGCAGCTCAAGGGGGTCAAGCTCTACACAGCGGAGTGGAAGGGCCGGTCCAAGGGCTGGAAGCTCACCGACGACTGGTCCTACCGGTACCTGGAGAAGTGCCAGGAGCTCGGCATCCGCAACATCCACATCCACAAGGGACCGACGATCTACCCGCTCAACCGAGACGCCTTCGACGTCGCCGACGTCGACGACGTGGCGACCGCGTTCCCGGACCTGCGCTTCGTCGTCGAACACGTCGGACTGCCGCGGCTGGAGGACTTCTGCTGGATCGCCACCCAGGAGCCCAACGTCTACGGCGGGCTGGCGGTGGCGATGCCGTTCATCCACTCCCGGCCGCGCTACTTCGCCCAGATCATCGGCGAGCTGCTGTACTGGCTGGACGAGAACCGGATCACCTTCGCCAGCGACTACGCGATCTGGACGCCGAAGTGGCTGGTCGAGAAGTTCGTCGACTTCCAGATCCCCGAGGACATGCAGGACGAGTACGGCGTGCTCACACCGGACGTGAAGCGCAAGATCCTCGGCCTCAACGCCGCCCGGCTCTACGACATCGAGGTGCCCGAGGGCATGGGCCTGCCCGCGCCGGACGTCCCGGCCTCGCGGACTCCGGTCGCCTCCGAGACCAACCGGGAGGCGATGACACCGTGA
- a CDS encoding YciI family protein produces the protein MKYVLLICDDETVSPSNEELAADPVHQAWAADLDRRGAKLVGARLRPVVDATTVRVRDGETLVSDGPFAETKDFVGGFVIIECADLDEAIEIAAGHPYARWGGVEVRPVWE, from the coding sequence GTGAAGTACGTGCTGCTCATCTGTGATGACGAGACGGTCTCGCCGAGCAACGAGGAGCTGGCGGCGGACCCGGTGCACCAGGCCTGGGCGGCGGACCTGGACCGGCGCGGCGCCAAGCTCGTGGGCGCGCGGTTGCGTCCGGTGGTGGACGCGACCACGGTCCGGGTCCGCGACGGCGAGACCCTGGTCTCCGACGGGCCGTTCGCCGAGACCAAGGACTTCGTCGGCGGCTTCGTGATCATCGAGTGCGCGGACCTCGACGAGGCGATCGAGATCGCCGCGGGCCATCCCTACGCGCGCTGGGGTGGCGTCGAGGTCCGCCCCGTCTGGGAATGA
- a CDS encoding LysR family transcriptional regulator, with amino-acid sequence MIDPRRLQVLRSLADHGTVRAAAEALYLTPSAVSQQLNALESEVGQPLLTRHGRRVRLTAAGELLVEHAKAVLAELERAEANLAACASGTVGKVEIASFASAITQVVAPAIVELRSRAPGVSVLVRDAEAHKSLLMLLAGEIDVAISMEYTSTLQADDRRLTRYPLYAEPFDVVLPPRHPLESMPSVAVEDLRDEEWIAPLPGNPCRAVAQVFCENAGFVPRITHTSDDFHAVVALVAAGTGVALVPRTAIGDHPGTVRPVAGRPPTRRVFAAVQSGREEHPLVRTVLDAVLEQKPED; translated from the coding sequence GTGATTGACCCCAGGCGGCTGCAGGTGTTGCGCTCTTTGGCCGACCACGGCACGGTCCGTGCGGCCGCCGAAGCGCTGTACCTGACGCCGTCGGCGGTCTCGCAGCAGCTCAACGCGCTGGAGAGCGAGGTCGGGCAGCCGCTGCTGACCCGGCACGGGCGGCGGGTCCGGCTGACCGCGGCGGGAGAGCTGCTGGTCGAGCACGCCAAGGCGGTGCTCGCGGAGCTGGAGCGGGCCGAGGCCAACCTCGCGGCTTGCGCGTCGGGCACCGTCGGCAAGGTCGAGATCGCCTCGTTCGCCTCGGCCATCACGCAGGTCGTCGCGCCCGCGATCGTGGAGCTGCGGTCGCGGGCACCGGGGGTGTCGGTGCTGGTGCGCGACGCCGAGGCGCACAAGAGCCTGCTGATGCTGCTGGCCGGGGAGATCGACGTGGCGATCTCGATGGAGTACACCTCGACGCTGCAGGCCGACGACCGCAGGCTGACCCGCTACCCGCTCTACGCCGAACCGTTCGACGTCGTGCTGCCGCCCCGGCACCCGCTGGAGTCGATGCCGTCGGTGGCCGTCGAGGACCTCCGCGACGAGGAGTGGATCGCGCCGCTGCCCGGCAACCCGTGCCGCGCGGTCGCACAGGTCTTCTGCGAGAACGCCGGCTTCGTCCCGCGCATCACGCACACCTCCGACGACTTCCACGCCGTCGTCGCGCTCGTCGCGGCGGGCACCGGGGTGGCGCTGGTGCCCAGGACCGCGATCGGCGACCATCCGGGCACCGTGCGACCGGTCGCGGGCCGCCCGCCGACCCGGCGGGTCTTCGCCGCGGTCCAGTCCGGTCGCGAGGAGCACCCCCTGGTTCGCACCGTCCTGGACGCCGTGCTGGAGCAGAAACCCGAGGACTGA
- a CDS encoding NAD(P)-dependent alcohol dehydrogenase, with product MKAVRVHAYGEQPKIESVPDPVPKGPMDVLVEVGAAGVCRTDLHIIEGQWAQKSGVELPYIIGHENAGTVREVGQAVGNVKPGDKVILHPLVTCGLCRACRSGDDVHCENSQFPGINTDGGMAELLLTNARSVVRLDAGLEPVDVAALADAGLTAYHAVRKAVPLLYPGTHVVLIGAGGLGHIGLQSLIALTAAEITVVDRSAQALDLASELGAHHTVEATGDHVEAVRDLTGGRGAHVVLDFVGEGGTEAEGVAMTRDAGSYFVIGYGGRVDVPTIDIISREINVIGNLVGSYNDLDELMTLTAQGKVALRTRTYALDDAPAALDDLDAGRIPGGRAILVP from the coding sequence GTGAAGGCAGTACGAGTGCACGCATACGGCGAGCAGCCCAAGATCGAGTCGGTGCCGGACCCGGTGCCGAAGGGCCCGATGGACGTCCTCGTGGAAGTCGGGGCGGCGGGGGTCTGCCGCACCGACCTGCACATCATCGAAGGCCAGTGGGCCCAGAAGAGCGGCGTCGAGCTGCCGTACATCATCGGTCACGAGAACGCCGGCACGGTCCGCGAGGTCGGCCAGGCGGTCGGCAACGTCAAGCCCGGCGACAAGGTCATCCTGCACCCGCTGGTGACCTGCGGGCTGTGCCGGGCCTGCCGCTCCGGCGACGACGTGCACTGCGAGAACTCGCAGTTCCCGGGCATCAACACCGACGGCGGGATGGCCGAGCTGCTGCTGACCAACGCCCGGTCGGTGGTCCGGCTCGACGCCGGCCTCGAGCCCGTCGACGTCGCCGCCCTGGCCGACGCGGGGCTCACCGCCTACCACGCCGTCCGCAAGGCGGTTCCGCTGCTGTACCCCGGCACGCACGTGGTGCTCATCGGCGCCGGCGGACTCGGGCACATCGGCCTGCAGTCGCTCATCGCGCTGACCGCCGCCGAGATCACCGTCGTCGACCGTTCCGCCCAGGCGCTCGACCTGGCATCCGAGCTCGGCGCCCACCACACCGTCGAGGCCACCGGTGACCACGTCGAGGCGGTGCGCGACCTTACCGGCGGAAGGGGCGCGCACGTGGTGCTCGACTTCGTCGGCGAAGGCGGCACCGAGGCCGAAGGCGTGGCGATGACCAGGGACGCGGGGTCCTACTTCGTCATCGGCTACGGCGGCCGCGTCGACGTCCCCACCATCGACATCATCTCCCGCGAGATCAACGTGATCGGCAACCTCGTCGGCTCCTACAACGACCTCGACGAGCTGATGACGCTCACTGCGCAGGGCAAGGTCGCGCTGCGCACCCGAACCTACGCGCTCGACGACGCGCCGGCCGCGCTCGACGACCTCGACGCGGGTCGCATCCCGGGCGGCCGGGCCATTCTCGTGCCCTGA
- a CDS encoding DUF899 domain-containing protein, with protein MSTHKIGTRDEWLAARRQLLDAEKELTRRSDELAQRRRELPWIRIEKEYRFDTDEGAASLTDLFRGCSQLLVYHFMFGPDYEAGCPSCSAIADGFNGFVTHLANHDVRLTAVSRAPLAKLRAYKRRMGWSFPWASSFHSDFNSDFNVWFTEEQQRGGGIEYNYQREPVFEWRSGQEGGGEDAEDEFAAMCGTDTATYHRDRPGMSAFALEDGVVYHTYSTYSRGLDILWGMYQWLDRAPLGRNETGVWWRRHDEYVSQ; from the coding sequence ATGAGCACCCACAAGATCGGCACGCGGGACGAGTGGCTCGCGGCCCGCAGGCAGTTGCTCGATGCCGAGAAGGAACTCACGCGCCGCAGCGACGAGCTGGCACAACGGCGGCGGGAACTTCCGTGGATCCGCATCGAGAAGGAGTACCGGTTCGACACCGACGAGGGCGCCGCGTCCCTCACCGACCTCTTCCGCGGCTGCTCCCAGTTGCTCGTCTACCACTTCATGTTCGGTCCCGACTACGAGGCAGGGTGCCCGTCCTGCTCGGCGATCGCGGACGGCTTCAACGGCTTCGTCACCCACCTGGCCAACCACGACGTCAGGCTCACCGCGGTTTCGCGGGCCCCGCTCGCGAAACTCCGGGCGTACAAGCGCCGGATGGGCTGGAGCTTCCCCTGGGCGTCCTCGTTCCACAGCGACTTCAACAGCGACTTCAACGTCTGGTTCACCGAGGAACAACAACGCGGGGGAGGCATCGAGTACAACTACCAGCGAGAGCCGGTGTTCGAGTGGCGCTCAGGTCAAGAAGGCGGCGGCGAGGACGCTGAGGACGAGTTCGCGGCCATGTGCGGCACCGACACGGCCACCTACCACCGCGACAGGCCGGGCATGAGCGCGTTCGCGCTGGAGGACGGCGTCGTCTACCACACCTACTCCACCTATTCGCGCGGCCTGGACATCCTGTGGGGCATGTACCAGTGGCTCGACCGGGCCCCACTCGGGCGCAACGAAACCGGCGTCTGGTGGCGCCGCCACGACGAGTACGTCAGCCAGTGA
- a CDS encoding IclR family transcriptional regulator, with protein sequence MQAPLDGVARRNGSAGPLQSVGRALRVLEVIANSPDGLTAKQIAAELDLALPTTYHLLHALIDAGHVVHLSDQHVYGLGYMARYLGQALTRQLAVPPGVAGAIRAVHQDADAAAYYAVYRDTEVVIAHVEDSDRRPRAQPLDVGFHQAAHATAFGKIMLSAMGPQRLARYLDTAGLAVLTPATISDRGALEDQLAHVRQSHLALEIGEFQQGMSCMAVPVREPAGGVVASVAISLPTDEFLSRRWAVERAVRQGATRVTRALAVFQRTGDI encoded by the coding sequence GTGCAAGCCCCGCTGGACGGCGTCGCACGCCGCAACGGCAGCGCGGGCCCGCTGCAGTCGGTCGGGCGGGCCCTGCGCGTGCTGGAGGTGATCGCGAACTCGCCGGACGGGCTCACCGCCAAGCAGATCGCCGCCGAGCTCGACCTCGCCCTGCCCACCACCTACCACCTGCTGCACGCGCTGATCGACGCCGGGCACGTCGTGCACCTCAGCGACCAGCACGTCTACGGGCTCGGCTACATGGCCCGCTACCTCGGGCAGGCGCTGACCCGCCAGCTCGCGGTGCCGCCCGGAGTCGCAGGCGCCATCCGCGCGGTCCACCAGGACGCCGACGCCGCCGCGTACTACGCCGTCTACCGGGACACCGAGGTGGTGATCGCGCACGTCGAGGACTCCGACCGGAGGCCCCGCGCACAGCCGCTCGACGTCGGGTTCCACCAGGCAGCCCACGCCACCGCCTTCGGCAAGATCATGCTGTCGGCGATGGGGCCGCAACGGCTGGCCCGCTACCTCGACACCGCAGGGCTCGCCGTGCTGACCCCGGCCACCATCAGCGACCGCGGCGCGCTGGAGGACCAGCTCGCGCACGTCCGCCAGTCGCACCTGGCGCTGGAGATCGGCGAGTTCCAGCAGGGGATGTCGTGCATGGCGGTGCCGGTGCGCGAGCCGGCGGGCGGCGTCGTCGCCTCGGTCGCGATCTCGCTGCCCACCGACGAGTTCCTGTCCCGGCGCTGGGCGGTCGAGCGAGCGGTCCGGCAGGGCGCCACGCGCGTCACCCGCGCGCTGGCGGTGTTCCAGCGGACCGGCGATATCTGA
- a CDS encoding glycine C-acetyltransferase: MYTIGQDVRAELAEIRAAGLYKHERVLDSAQSARVGVGDAEVLNFCANNYLGLADHPALVDAASKALERWGFGMASVRFICGTQAPHKELEQRLSEFLGTEDTILYSSCFDANGGLFETLLGPEDAVISDELNHASIIDGVRLCKARRARYRNRDMADLEQQLKDTADARHRLIVTDGVFSMDGYLAPLDEICDLADRYRAMVMVDDSHAVGFTGPTGAGTPDAFGVTDRVDVVTGTLGKALGGASGGYVSARGEIVELLRQRSRPYLFSNSLAPSIVAASLAALDLVSASPRLRQRLSDNSALFRSRMAEEGFDLLPGEHPIIPVMIGDAAEAARMADLLLEEGIYVIGFSYPVVPKGKARIRTQMSAAHSAEDIERAVTAFVRARERMRG, encoded by the coding sequence ATGTACACCATTGGCCAGGACGTGCGGGCCGAGCTGGCGGAGATCCGCGCCGCGGGCCTCTACAAGCACGAGCGGGTGCTGGACTCCGCGCAGAGCGCGCGGGTCGGCGTCGGCGACGCCGAGGTGCTCAACTTCTGCGCCAACAACTACCTCGGGCTGGCCGACCACCCGGCGCTGGTCGACGCCGCGTCGAAGGCGCTGGAGCGCTGGGGCTTCGGGATGGCCTCGGTGCGGTTCATCTGCGGTACGCAGGCCCCGCACAAGGAGCTCGAACAGCGGCTGTCGGAGTTCCTCGGCACCGAGGACACCATCCTCTACAGCTCCTGCTTCGACGCCAACGGCGGGCTGTTCGAGACGCTGCTCGGGCCGGAGGACGCGGTCATCTCCGACGAGCTCAACCACGCGAGCATCATCGACGGCGTCCGGCTGTGCAAGGCGCGCCGCGCCCGCTACCGCAACCGTGACATGGCCGACCTGGAGCAGCAGCTCAAGGACACCGCCGACGCCCGGCACCGGCTGATCGTCACCGACGGCGTGTTCTCGATGGACGGCTACCTCGCGCCGCTGGACGAGATCTGCGACCTCGCCGACCGGTACCGGGCGATGGTGATGGTCGACGACTCGCACGCCGTGGGCTTCACCGGTCCGACCGGGGCGGGCACCCCGGACGCGTTCGGCGTCACCGACCGGGTCGACGTGGTCACCGGCACCCTCGGCAAGGCGCTGGGCGGGGCGAGCGGCGGCTACGTGTCGGCGCGCGGCGAGATCGTCGAGCTGCTGCGCCAGCGCTCGCGGCCGTACCTGTTCTCCAACTCGCTCGCGCCGTCGATCGTGGCCGCCTCGCTGGCCGCGCTCGACCTGGTCTCGGCGAGCCCGCGGCTGCGGCAGCGGCTGAGCGACAACAGCGCGCTGTTCCGGTCGCGGATGGCCGAGGAGGGATTCGACCTGCTGCCGGGCGAGCACCCGATCATCCCGGTGATGATCGGCGACGCCGCCGAGGCGGCGCGGATGGCCGACCTGCTGCTCGAGGAGGGCATCTACGTCATCGGCTTCTCCTACCCGGTGGTGCCCAAGGGCAAGGCGCGGATCCGCACCCAGATGTCGGCGGCGCACAGCGCCGAGGACATCGAGCGGGCGGTCACGGCGTTCGTCCGGGCGCGCGAGCGGATGCGCGGCTGA